The genomic interval AATTTCTGCGCTGGGACAGTCGCTCGGTACCACATGCCAGTGTATCTGCGCAGAAACGGAAACAAATGGCCGCTTTATTTGAGAATTTGATGTTTAATCCTCCGTCAGTGAGGCCTGGGTCCATTCTGACCCAGAGTCCCAAAGTCGTCAATCAATTGCCCAGTTTCTAGcaaactacagtgatttctctatatatgccgCCAAGACctagacgataaacgtcgcggaatgatccccactacgtgttgttgacatatatcgagaattcactgacaACTAGCGTACAGTTACTGCTCTGGGAACAACAGCATGACTAACATGTCCACAAGAAGCAGCTACAAAACTATCTTTCAGAAAGCCCATAAATACAGTGACGAATGACCCTGAGCATCATCAATTGTACGATCCTCTCTGCGAGACTTCATTCGAACTAACTTTGCTCACAGTGCGAATTTTCCCGCGGACAGGTGTATAATCAGTTCGACTCACGTGTCAGAAAAGAATTTGGCGCTGTTGTCGATGGCCATTTGTCCCAAATGATTCGCCAAACCGATGTACAAGAAGTGTCCGATGATCACGGCCGCTATAGGCAAAATTTGCGACAGTCTCCGAAATCGAAGGATAGCGTAAGAGAACTGTACGATCCCGAAAACAACATTCGGTAAGGTTCATTTTATTCGACAGTGGACGCGAGCAACGTGCGGAGAGAAGAGACTCGGAAGGAACGCGGGTCTTATTGGTCAGGCCCAATGTCGCCAAATTAATACTTcttccccactctaccttacctCTGTCGCGTGACGCGCTTCGTATCTGTCGCGCATGCGTCAGAATGCGTGggggaatggcgtcgtagaaggggtaaggtagagtgggaTACAagtcttaagggggccggcaggcatttggccttgactgtcacgctatgttatcctgtgccttttttctagacattttaggtcttaaataagtaagtaatcaattaaaaatgcataccaccgcgtttgtacatgtctttgctacgtttgtatggagcctttttttcgatacgaacactaaatctctcgaaattaagagaatctctcagcggcagccatcttgtgacgtcatatttgcttcagaattcgaattttctgccgaatattacaaattactccaggatgaggtagaaattcgcaatttgggctccatacagacgtagattggacttttaggaaacacaattgacctgttctaaactgctcattgcaatattgaagcggcagtttgtctagattttgacccttccatacgtatatggatttcaaaacatgccggcccccttaatctGGGGGCGTATAATGAGTACCTGCTTCCCCACTatcgcttcacgacccccactaccactgttcccccaccactggccacttcatattaccctaacgggcttttatctctcctggagacaacctccTATAGGCTCCTGGCTGCCTAACCCTTTCTCCCACACTCTATGGGAGCAAGGTGGGGGGTCCTCAGGggtggggggtctcaggagtAGGAAGAGGTCTCgcgtgtggctcgcgagccaccagttgcccaggcctggcgTCGGCGTCTGTTTTGAAGCGTCGCTGAGCAACCACATAGCAAATGTGAAGGTCAAGTGAGCGTTCAAGGTGGGGATTGGGCGGAGCGAGAAGCTTGCCTCTCTCGCCTCCCGTGCCCGAGTCTCCTCTTTCAGGACGATACGCTCGTTAGGACTCGGGACGTATAAACTCACACGCAGGAGGTTCAAGCTGAGAGAGGCCATCGCCACGACAAGCAGAAAGAAATACCCCATCAGAATCGATTCGTCCACCAGTTTGCGATACCTTCGCACCGTTAAACAAAGGAGATCAGTGTGGGGTCACGCGAATACAGAATTTGCAAACGCTGTTTTGGGACCAACATTCATGGATATACTAACCGAAGCACACGTATGTGGAGCATCGCGACGTCGATGACCTTTTCGATGGTCGCTCTATCCCCCTTTGGCGCTGTAACGGCCATTTTGTTGTCGTTGAAAGCGTTTCGTACGCGGTGGCTGTTGGAACACCGGGAAGGAGGAGTTACAGGTACGTTTGATGGTGTGTTTTGTTCTTCGGGGCAGTTTTTGAACGAAATATTCGGAATTGTTTTCGGAAAAAGTATTTGAGATGCATTGGGATTTCGCGCGCATAGTATATGGTACGCAGTATCGGTGCAATCATGGCAACCCTCCATCCATGCGTTTCAAAACATACTGTCTAAAACAGTATATAACTCGTGTAATATTGATTGTTTTTGCATCGAAAAAATCACACGCGTACCTCAAATACCAATAAGTATGTGTGCAAAATACCGATGCAAAAGGTTCAATATTTTTCCTCAAAAAAATTCAGGAACGGTCTCGAAAACCAGAATgtcactatagtggcgtacggtGCTTAAGATGTTAATAAGCTCCTTGACAAAATGGTAGCTTTAAGCGAGGCTTAGCCGTTCACATTTTTATTGCAGCTTACCGCAGTATTTGAATCATCCCGAAAGCATGATGGCCGCATAGAACCGTTGTTGCCTCTGTCCCAGCCAAGGTCATTAACCCACAGAGAACCACAATATACGTGTGCATCAATGAGGCGAAATAATATTTCTCGTCGTTTTTCGTGTACGTTAACTTGAGACGCGAGTAGACCATGTAATCGTCCTCCGTGGTCGTAGAATTGGAAACATTATGCATTGTGGTTATGAAGACTACGTAACTCATTATCAGTACGTGAATTCCggctgtgtgtgtgtggggAAAATGTTTCTGTGTATTAGTGACGTCGACTTCTGAACACGTCGAGTGTCACACGAAACTTTAGAACGTCCATACAAATCACATGAGATCAAAATAACTTATTTAATGatgcaaaaattaaaaaggCATTAAGTTCGTCATAGCTAAACTGCAGGTTTAATATCCAGGTAAAAATATCCAATTTTAACataattagaattagaataaCATAATTACCCGACAGAATCAGCCCCATGAACTTTCCGTCGTCAGCGTTTTTTAGTAATAATGTCATCTCGTATTCGTTGTTTATTTGTTTCCAATCTTCGCGTATCATTTCAAAAAGTTGTCTTATCTAGAAAATGGCAAATATCCTCCTATGTGCGAGAATGACAGTTcacgtgatttctctatatatgtcgcgaatgcctggatgataaacgtcgcggaattatccccactaccactcggacgccgaggagtgtaaacataacgcggctcgggtatgccttctggacgatatatgtcgcaggcaagacccgtgttgttgacataaatcgagaattcactgtactgcgtACAGCTGACGAGTGGACAgctataactagactgcggattttatgcatttatgggaatCACGAATGAGTGCAGTTTGAAACAGCAGAGAGGtcaaaagaatttcagaatatttccaacatattaaaatcattaataaaagaaCGAAAAAATGAAGAAGAACGTTAACTTAGCTCCGGTACCGTGCAATTGACGCACGAAAATGTCATTCCGCATAAAGGACCGCAGTCTGTTAATAAATAATCATCGCTAGAATTGCTGAAGTTTCAACTTACACCTTTGAGATGAGACAAATATAATACGTGCTTCAAGAGGCTTATTAGAGTGAAGGTAATGTTCGTTACTGCGTCGAATATGATATTGGAGCTTAATTCATCACAAAACAATAGCGTGCTTATCTGGAACCAACGATAGCAGGTATCAACCATAATTCGGACATAGCcacgtacagtgatttctctatatatgtcgccaagatctgtCGCCAAGgtcccctggacgatacaagtcgCTAACAAGACCCgcgttcttgacatatatcgagaattcgctgtaataATTATGCTTCACTGTTGTCATTATTATGTGCAGCCTCGGGACAAGAGGATGgcacattttacatttttccaCGAAATTAAGAAAGTAATACGTCTATTTTAGATTATTATTAAACTGTGCCCGAACCGGTCGTCAACGACAATACCTGAGCCGTAATCGCGGACACCACAATCAACAGGTAAGTGACTCTCTTCGCATAAGTGTACCATGCTCGCTCGTACGGCCACAGTCCAACACACGACAAGAGAACTCTGGTCACGGTATAGTGATGATCATCGAGACTGTCCATCACTGTGCGACCGCCGGATCGCGTCTAAGCCAGCGAGCCTCCAAAATTACGCTTCACCCTTTGCTTCGTTTTTGTACCGTTCCGTGTCATTTGAATAAATAATGACTCAAAACATCAACCGCACAAAGGAGAGGGAGACCAGCGTCAGGAATCGCTCAGAGTCGAGCGAGATGATTGTAGGGTTCACTATCGATCGGATCGCGAACCTAGCAAATACAAATTATTTCCTCTAAATCCCGGTAAATTGCACACTGGAGGCAAACgcgactgttttttttttaattttttctttttttttgttcggtAGAACGTTACTCTCCCTCTTGGATCTGAGCATCGATTGTAGTACACCATCTGCCGATTCCCATTATCAGGCGAGCGGAGACCTATACtccaggaaaaaaaaaagtgaagtCAACGTGAAGCAAGGTGACAAGCGAGCCGATCGCCCTCGCTGCGTTTCATTCTTCTATAGTCATTCCACCGTGCAACAACTTGATCCCGATTCCGCACTTGGACCACTTAGGCTACCGTCGGGGTTGTCCAGAAGAGACCCGGCCACAGGAACGACACAGATAAGCTCCTCGCTACGCCTAATCCCCACTCTGCACGCTCGAGTGGCCTTGAGACTAATTATCAACACTTATATTGTTCTGTTTcgtacatataatatttttcataattttcgaaAGTCTATAACTAAATTTTTAAGGGACGTTCTTTCACGTTGCGAAGGTTTTCCAAAGTACAGTGTTAACTAtcagtatacagtgatttctctatatatgtcgcgatggcctggattataaacgtcgtggaattatccccactaccgcgggggtatatcccgcgaggggccaagcagctcgagaggcctcggacgtcaaGGAATGTAaccataacacggctagggtatgtctcctcgacgatatatgacgctgacaagacccgtgttgtggacatatatcgagaattcaccgcaccccgtgaggggtcaggaagctcgagaggcctcggacgtcaaggagtgtaaacataacacgactagggtatgtctcctcgacgatatatgacgctgacaagacccgtgttgtggacatatatcgagaattcaccgtaccccgtgaggggccgtgaaGCTCGACAGATCTCGATcgcgtggatcaaggaatagtcctggccgatacatgtccctgacTGGagccgtgttttggacatatatcgagtaaacactgtaatggAGTTTACCTTTTTCCTAGTCGTCAAGTCATTCtctcagttttttttttcgttccatGATTATTAATGTGTTATCTGGATAAATTATATTTGTATACACActgacaataaaaatattgaatagtAGCCAGTATAAAACTGGTTCTTAGAAAGTGTGTTTCACAAAAATagttttttctttaatattcacGCCAGTGAGTCACATCGACGCAGAATACATAACTGTGAAATAGGAGAAAGACATCTTGAGGAGCTGCAACGAAAAGAACAATTCGTAGAAGCTTGTTGATTGAAAATCGAAGGTGAGATTTACCGATCAACAATTTCGTTACCTTGCCGAACCCTTCGTAACCCGGCGTGAAGAGGCCACCGATTAGGAAGGTGTAGCTCTTCGTCGAATGGTGTATAAAAAAGAGTAACAATTTTTGCGTTCGCACCGACGACGTGTACCATCGACAGTTACATCTGCATAGAGAGCGAAGACTATACATTTCGACTGTTGCTGCAGAAAATTGAAGTCATAGACGAAATCGTGGCACACCGATAGTCGTGATACGGTTTTGCTCCGATATAAGGTGTTCGTTCCGAAATAAGAAAGTCGCTGTCCCCTCTTTTCCTTTTCGTTCGCTCGACATTAGTGCCATAACGAGAGGTTACGTTACACTCTACCCTCTTCCCAACGAAATATATCGTCAACCCGTGTGGTTACCCTGATCCGAAGTACGTCGACCCCAGGTCCCGAGccttcgccttatatcggatCAAAACTGTAGTTTGGTTATCCCGTTTTTGCAAACTTTGTGCACACTTCGTAGAGGACCCCAGGCGTCTTAATTGCATACATTAATTGGCGTTACTTACAGTTCCGCGAATAGCTCAGAACTACTGTCCATGACTACTTGTCAAATATAGTTTATCAGAAACAGGCACAGCATGTGCGCGGATATTAATATCAGCTGAATCAACAGCTCTTTCAGCTCGCATTGTTCCTGTACTGACTGAGCCATCTGCATGTTTAACAAAGACATTAAAAAGCAGTTCGTGcaaaaaaaattatgattttcatCTTAGCTTGCCAGGAATTGTAGCTTGATTTTTGAGGATAtcattgtacagtgaattctcgatatatgtcttgaGCTTCGCGGCCCCCCACGgggcgatagtggggataattccgcgacgtttatcatccaggccttggcgacatatatggagaaatcactgtattcattTCGACATACTGAAGTTGTAATAATAAATAAGAAGTTAAATGAAGATACACGGTCCAGTCGTAATAAATCATATTCCACTGCACACCGTGTCCAGATATTTTCAACTAATTTTTCGGAAACGTTACTATACTTACACGCAGTAGGTTCAAGCTCAAGGAAATAACTGCCAGCCAAAGCAACATGAAATACGAAGAAGACAGACAATCCGATAATTGTTTCGCGTACCTTAAAAAAGTATTATTGTCAAAGCGCTTTAAACAAGAAATAGCTATCCTTAAAATATTAATGCAACGAATTGAAAATGTGATTTTCGAGCTGTAAAgtatttcatttcgtttcgagAACTTGCGCGTGTCTGCTTAATTATTTTCAAAgctattatttaataaaaaatgcaaaattctTCCGAGTACACTGGTCGTTAGGCAAAAAATTCCATCTtctcgtgacgagtatactcgacgTGAACGGTGGTTAGATTAATGATACGAACATTATCGTCTCTTTGTGCAACTTCGTAGCGCTGATTAGTTTGTCCATCGTTAATTTATCTTTCTCGAAGTCGGAGATCCCCGATGATTGGGCGAACGCAGTTTTCACGCGGTAACTAATTCATATGGAACAGCAATTATCAGATGAA from Halictus rubicundus isolate RS-2024b chromosome 14, iyHalRubi1_principal, whole genome shotgun sequence carries:
- the LOC143361055 gene encoding uncharacterized protein LOC143361055: MVDTCYRWFQISTLLFCDELSSNIIFDAVTNITFTLISLLKHVLYLSHLKGIRQLFEMIREDWKQINNEYEMTLLLKNADDGKFMGLILSAGIHVLIMSYVVFITTMHNVSNSTTTEDDYMVYSRLKLTYTKNDEKYYFASLMHTYIVVLCGLMTLAGTEATTVLCGHHAFGMIQILRHRVRNAFNDNKMAVTAPKGDRATIEKVIDVAMLHIRVLRYRKLVDESILMGYFFLLVVAMASLSLNLLRFSYAILRFRRLSQILPIAAVIIGHFLYIGLANHLGQMAIDNSAKFFSDTYTGMWYRATVPAQKLLLFIMCHSVKDIVFVFGGIFCPSYEGFTVMTKLSVSYLMVMYSMDI